The DNA window TGCGTTCGGCTATGCAGCCCCCGCCGCTCCGGGCGCCGCGCGGTTCAAGCTGGCTGCCCGCATGCTGGAGTTCCCCAACGGAACCCCGCTGACCGCGCAAGCCTGGGTGCCCGACGATGTGGCCCGCTATATGTCGTGCAACTGGAAGACCCAGGCGGCCTTTGAGTACGCGAAGACGCTGGTCGACCAGTTTGCCGGCGACGACATTTTTGACGATGTGCTCGACAGCCTGAAGAACGACCCGAACGGTCCCAAAATCGATCTGCGAAAGGATCTGGTCGCCCACTTTGGCGAACGGGCGACGGTGATTGTCGACTACGCCAAACCGATTACGGTGGATAGCGAGAAGCAGCTGTTCGCCGTTTCGCTGACCGACGCCGCCAAGGCGGCGGCTGCTCTCAGCAAGGCGATGAAGAACGATCCCAACGCCACGCGGCACACCCTGGGCGACATTGAGATCTGGGAAGTAAAGAACGAAGAGGACGAGGAAGAGGCCGCAGGGCCGCGCATCGGGGGGCCCGGTTTTGGTCCCGGATTCGGCCCGGCAGGCGCCCGTCCGAAACCGAAGGCCAAAACCCCGCAAAGCGGCGGCGCCGCCGTGGCGCACGGCGAACTGATGATCGCTTCCGACTTCAAGTTTCTCATCAGCCTGCTGACCCGGGCCGCCGAAGGCGGTCCCGGTCTGGCCGCGGCGCCTGACTACATGCAGGTGAACGCGGCGCTAAACGCCATGAGCGCCGGCAAAGAAGCCGGTCGCCTTTTCAACCGCACTGAAGACTCCGGTGAAGCCCATTACGAATTGCTGAAAGCCAAAAAGCTGCCTGACGCCAACACGGCCCTGGCCCGATTGATGAACCGCTTTCTGACCGACAGCGAAGACGCGGAACGGACGCAGTTGATCGACCCCGCGACAATGCCTCCCTTTGCCGTGGTTCGCAAGAGCCTGGGTTCCGGCGGCTCCTTTGTCGTCACCTACGGCGACGGCTGGCTGTTGACTTCCTGTCTGTTGAAAAAGTAGAACGATTAATCCCGTTGGGTGGTCTCTCTGTGTATAATTCGAAGGGGAACCGGCAAATGGCTGGTTCCCTTTTTTCGTGGCTCTTGCTGAGGTCATTTGGCAGACCCGTTAATTCACGACTCTGCGAAAGGTTTCCCATTCATGAAGGCGTTGGTACTTTCCCTGCTATGCTCGATTCCCGCCCTGGTGCTTTTTGGCTGCGCCCCGATGATCCTCGCTTATGGCAATCCCACGTACGTGCTTCGTTTATGCCTGACCTGGACGGTGTTCACCACGTTGCTCTGGGTTTTCCTGTTCCGCCCTGCCGCGGTCGACCAGAACGCGGGGCGCCTGATTCTCGTGTGCGGCATTTGCTGCCTTGGCCTGGTCACCTTGCTGGAAGTGTCGCATGTGATCTCGATGGGGATGTATAACGCCTCCCGCGTGGAAGCGTTCGGCCAGGCCCTTTCGGGAGTGGGGGGAAATGTCCGGCTGGCTGTTGAACTGGAGGACCTTAACTCGGGGCTGTCGGTCAACTCGTATCTGCTTTCCGGCGCCGTCTGGCTGATCGTGCTGGGCGTCGGCCTGATGGTGATGCCGCCGCGATGCCCTGCCGAGAAGTGCCCGCCGCAGCCGGTCGTCCAGAAAACGCCGCCGGATGCGAAACCCGATCTGGCCGGGACGGACCCATTGACCTGATCGCTCCGTCCTGAAAATAAAAAGGAACGTGCGTGATGATTTCGATCCACCTGCAGCCGCATGCCGAGGGCGTGCTGTTGCCGGTCAAGGCCGCCCCCGGTTCCCGCCGGAACGAGATTCGCGGCGAGCAGGACGGCGCCTTGAAAGTGGCCGTCACCCAGATCGCGGAAAAGGGGAAGGCGAACCAGGCGCTGGTGCAAGTGCTGGCGAAAACCCTCCGTCTGCGCAAATCGCAGATCGAGCTGCAGTCGGGCATGCTGAATTCGCACAAGCAGTTTCTCATCCGCGAGATCTCACTGGCCCAGCTCCAGGCAAAGATCGACGCCGCCTGTCCGGGGTAACTTCCTGACGCTGGGCGTGATCGCGAACGAAGGGACCAGGGCGCAGGCAAGCCAGTCAGAACCTGGGTGGGAAAGATTGACCCGCGCGGGTTCCCAGTCGATACTGGGCGAAAAATGCTGACGCCGCCCCCTGTGCTATTGGAGACATCTCATGCCGCGATTCCTGGCGTGTCCCTCGCGACGCTTCTGCTTCACCCGCCATCTGTTCACCCGCCATCTGTTCACCCGCCATCTGTTCACCTGGCTTCTGTTCGCGGGGCTGCTGGCCAGCTGGTCGCCGCTGTCCGCTAACGCGGCTCCCGGGAAAGACGCCGAACGTCCGCCGAACATTTTGTTCATCCTGGCCGACGATGTGGGCGTCGACGCGATCGGCTGTTATGGCGGATCGTCGTATCCGACTCCCCGCATCGATGCGCTGGCGAAGCAGGGGCTGCGTTACGAACACGGCTTTAGCATGCCTTCGTGTCATCCCACGCGGATCACGCTGCTGACGGGCCGTTACCCGTTCCACCTGGGACATCCCAAATGGGGCACGTTTCCCAAAGCGGACGAGCAGAAAACGGTGGCCCACCTGCTGAAAAAAGCGGGCTACGCCACGGCCATCGCCGGCAAATGGCAGCTGGTGCTGATGAAGGACGAACCGGACCACATCGCCAAACTTGGCTTTGACGAGTCGTGCGTGTTCGGCTGGCATGAAGGCCCGCGTTACTATGAGCCGATGATTTACCAGAACGGCAAAGTCCGCGACGACGTGAAGGACCGCTTTGGCCCCGATGTGTACGTGGAGTTCCTGGTCGACTTTATGAAGCGGAACCGGGAACGGCCGTTCTTTGCTTACTACTCCATGGCCCTGTGCCACGATGTAACCGACGACCTGGAAGCGCCGGTGCCGTTTGGACCGCAAGGACATTACGACACGTTCGTCGAGATGATGCAGAAGATGGACGAACGCGTGGGCCGCATCGTCGATTCCGTCAAGGAACTGGGGCTGGCCGACAACACGGTCATCGTCTTTACGGGCGACAACGGCACGGCGTTCAGCTATCTGCACACGGCCGAAAACGGCAAGTACATTCGCGTTCCGGTGTTCTCCATGTACCACGGCGAATTGATCCAGGGCGGCAAAACGAAGCTCACCAACGGAGGCACCCATGTGCCGCTGATCGTTGTCGGGCCGCATGTCCAAGGCGGCGTAACGAGCGATCTGGTCGACTTCAGCGACATGCTGCCGACCTTCGCCCAACTGGCCGGCGTTCCGGTTCCGGCTGACTGGAAGGTTGACGGCCAGAGTTGCGCCCGACTGTGGGGCGACTATGAAGCAAAGCCCCGCACCTGGGCGTTCGCCGAAGGCAGTCGCGGCCGGGCGTGGGTCCGCACCCAGCGGTACAAGCTGTACACCACCGGCGAGTTCTACGATCTGGTCGAAGACCCGAAGGAACAAACGTCCCTCACGCAGCCGTCCGCCGACGCCGCCGCTGTGCAAAAGGAGCTGCAAGCCACGCTCGACACGCTTGGTGTTTAGGACGGTTCGCCGCCAGCAACCATCAGGGACTGGAGTGGACTCCGCCAGGAGTCCCTCTGCCCGTGCGATAGGGAACGAGACGGAAAGGAATTGTGGCCAAGTCCACTGCTGGCGCGTCAAACCATAAAATCAGGTTTCTGTAAATCAGCCGCCGGGCGCTAGCCCAATGGCACTGTTTTTACCAAATCCGTTGCCTGGGGTGGTTTTTGGCATGAATTTTGCGCCGCATGTTTTGGCATGAAATTTGCGCCCCTTCCTGACTTCTTACTCATTGATAAGGAGTCTTGCGATGGCGGCCAAACAGAAACGTAAGCAGAAAGCACAGAAATCCGAGCAGGCGCGGGCGGCGGAGTTTGACGCCGTGTTTGCCCAGTTGGAAGAGATCGTGGATCTCCGCCAGGCCGATGAGTTGCAGCCCTCCCACGCCCAAACGATTTACACGTCTGGCGTCGTCCTGTGGCTGTTGGTCTTGCAGCGATTGCGCGGCGGTTGCTCGATGGCCGAGGCGGTCAAGGCCTTGATCGAGCAGTGCCCGGACATCGTGCCCGACAATAAACGCATCGAAGAAGCGACCCTCTCTTCCAGCACCGCGGCGTACTCCCGGGGCCGGAGCCGTTTGTCGCTGGAGACCGTCATGTGGCTCTGCAATGCCGTCTGGCGGTCGCTGGTCGACAACGCTCCGCCCACCTTCGGCGGGCGACGCGTGTTCGCGCTGGACGGCACGACGATCTCGCTGGGACCGGAATGGGAACTGTACGACGTCTTCCCGCCCGCTTCCAATCAGTACGGAGAGTCGGCCTGGCCGATGGCCTATCTGGTCGTGGCTCATGAGGTCGAAAGTGGAGCGGCGTTGCCCCCGGAAATCGGTGCGATGTACGGCGACCAGGCGGTCTCGGAAACCAGCCTGATCCACGATCATTTACAACGCATCCCGGCCGATTCGGTGATTCTGGTCGACACGGCTTACGGCATTACGCGTGTCGCCTACGAGTTCCACACGGCCAATCAACGCTTCGTGGTGCGGATGAAGAAGGACCGCTTTCGCCGGCTGCAAAAGGACGCCGAGTTGATCGAACAAGGCGAGGACTGGAAAACGTATCGAGGACAATGGACGCCCAGTCGCCGCGAGCTGCGCGACAATCCTCAATTGCCGGAGGACTTCTCGCTGCCGATTCGGCTGCACGTGTTCGAAAGCGTCCACGGCGAAACAATCTATCTGGCGACCGACCTGACCGACGAATTGGACGTCATCGCCGATTTGTATAGTCAGCGGTGGCGTGTGGAAACAGATCTCTCACAGATCAAGGTGACGCTCGACATCGAGAACATCCTCGCCAAGAGTCCTGAGATGTTCCGCAAAGAACTGATGGCGTCGATCGTGGCCTATAACCTGACGATCCAGTTCCGCAAACAGGCGGCGGAACAGGCCAACGTACCGCCGCGGCGGCTCAGCTTCACCGGCGTGTGGGACGTGTTCCGCATCTTCCTGCTCCAAAAAACATTCCCCGACGCCGGCGCCTGGCGCACGGCTTACGCACGAGCGCTCAAGTACGCAGCGCGAGAGAAATTGCCGAACCGCCCCGGCCGGAGCTACTCCCGCGAAAGCTACAAACGCCGCTCCAAATCCTCGCATTTTAAAAAAAGATCTCCACCCTGGAACCAACCCGAAAACGAGCCAAAGTGAGTGCCATTGGGCGCTAGCCCAATGGCACTGTTTTTACCAAATCCGTTGCCTGGGGTGGTTTTTGGCATGAATTTTGCGCCGCATGGTTTGGCATGAAATTTGCGCCCCTTCCTGACTTCTTACTCATTGATAAGGAGTCTTGCGATGGCGGCCAAACAGAAACGTAAGCAGAAAGCACAGAAATCCGAGCAGGCGCGGGCGGCGGAGTTTGACGCCGTGTTTGCCCAGTTGGAAGAGATCGTGGATCTCCGCCAGGCCGATGAGTTGCAGCCCTCCCACGCCCAAACGATTTACACGTCTGGCGTCGTCCTGTGGCTGTTGGTCTTGCAGCGATTGCGCGGCGGTTGCTCGATGGCCGAGGCGGTCAAGGCCTTGATCGAGCAGTGCCCGGACATCGTGCCCGACAATAAACGCATCGAAGAAGCGACCCTCTCTTCCAGCACCGCGGCGTACTCCCGGGGCCGGAGCCGTTTGTCGCTGGAGACCGTCATGTGGCTCTGCAACGCCGTCTGGCGGTCGCTGGTCGACAACGCTCCGCCCACCTTCGGCGGGCGACGCGTGTTCGCGCTGGACGGCACGACGATCTCGCTGGGACCGGAATGGGAACTGTACGACGTCTTCCCGCCCGCTTCCAATCAGTACGGAGAGTCGGCCTGGCCGATGGCCTATCTGGTCGTGGCTCATGAGGTCGAAAGTGGAGCGGCGTTGCCCCCGGAAATCGGTGCGATGTACGGCGACCAGGCGGTCTCGGAAACCAGCCTGATCCACGATCATTTACAACGCATCCCGGCCGATTCGGTGATTCTGGTCGACACAGCTTACGGCATTACGCGTGTCGCCTACGAGTTCCACACGGCCAATCAACGCTTCGTGGTGCGGATGAAGAAGGACCGCTTTCGCCGGCTGCAAAAGGACGCCGAGTTGATCGAACAAGGCGAGGACTGGAAAACGTATCGAGGACAATGGACGCCCAGTCGCCGCGAGCTGCGCGACAATCCTCAATTGCCGGAGGACTTCTCGCTGCCGATTCGGCTGCACGTGTTCGAAAGCGTCCACGGCGAAACAATCTATCTGGCGACCGACCTGACCGACGAATTGGACGTCATCGCCGATTTGTATAGTCAGCGGTGGCGTGTGGAAACAGATCTCTCACAGATCAAGGTGACGCTCGACATCGAGAACATCCTCGCCAAGAGTCCTGAGATGTTCCGCAAAGAACTGATGGCGTCGATCGTGGCCTATAACCTGACGATCCAGTTCCGCAAACAGGCGGCGGAACAGGCCAACGTACCGCCGCAGCGGCTCAGCTTCACCGGCGTGTGGGACGTGTTCCGCATCTTCCTGCTCCAAAAAACATTCCCCGACGCCGGCGCCTGGCGCACGGCTTACGCACGAGCGCTCAAGTACGCAGCGCGAGAGAAATTGCCGAACCGCCCCGGCCGGAGCTACTCCCGCGAAAGCTACAAACGCCGCTCCAAATCCTCGCATTTTAAAAAAAGATCTCCACCCTGGAACCAACCCGAAAACGAGCCAAAGTGAGTGCCATTGGGCGCTAGCCCCCGGTTTTTTTGGCAGCACAGCAGCACGGCCGAAACCGCTCACTCGAAGATTGAAGATTGACGCACCACTAGCGTTTTCTCACCCCACGCTTTCCCAGCAGTGGACCTGGCTGCAGTTTCGTGTCCTCGATACGTCCCTGGCAAGGCGCTATGCCACGAGGTTCTTAGTCGCCAGACGGGGAACAGGGACCTTGTCCAGGTCCAATCCTCCCGCCCTTTGGCCGGGGCTGGCGGGGGCTTACTCCGGTGGCGCCGGCGATCGCTTATGGCGAGACCAGTTACGCCGGTTGTAACGCCTGCGGTCTCATGCTGTATTCATGAAACATCCGAGAATGCAGTTTTACACCCAGGACCACCCTATCAGCGTTCTAATCTTGATTGCAATCCAGCGGGCAAACGCGGCGTTGCGAAAAGTCTCGGTCCTACCCTCGGCGAGTCAATCCCCCGATTCGTCAACCACGCATTTCTTCGGCTGATCCCCTCGGCCTTCGAAAGGGTGTTCGTTTCATGAGCAGCGAAAAAGAACTGGCGGACATCTTGTGGATGCTACTTGCCGCTGCCATGGTAATGTTGATGCAGGGCGGATTCTGTTTTCTGGAGTGCGGCGTCGCCCGGGCCAAGAACAGCATCAATGTGGCAATCAAGAATCTGGTTGATTTCTGCCTGGCGGCGGCGGTGTTCTGGCTGTTTGGCTTTGCCCTGATGTTTGGCGAGAGCTACCATGGTTTCTGGGGCCTGTCGCATATGGTCCTCGACAAATCGACAGCTCCCTGGCTGCTGGCCTTCTTTCTGTTCCAGCTCGTTTTCTGCGGGACGGCCACCACGATCATCTCGGGCGCCGTGGCGGAGCGAATCCGCTTTCGCGGGTACCTGATTGTCAGTCTGCTGGTGTCGGGAATCGTGTATCCGGTCTTCGGGCATTGGGCCTGGAACGGCGCCATGACCCAGACCGCCGAAGGCTGGCTAAACAAGCAGGGCTTTATTGATTTTGCCGGCTCGACGGTGGTGCATTCGGTCGGCGGCTGGGTGGCGCTTGCCGCCGTGCTGATCATCGGGCCGCGCATCGGCCGCTTCGGCGCCAAAGGGAAAGAGATCCCCGGCCATAACCTGCCGATGGCGACCTTTGGCGTATTGATACTGTGGTTCGGCTGGTTCGGTTTCAACGGCGGCAGTACGCTCGCGCTGAACGAAAACATCCCGCTGATCCTGGTCAACACCAATCTGGCGGCGGCCTGCGGCGGCCTGGCTTCGCTGCTATGCGCGGTTGTCGTCGAACGCCGTCCGGTGGTTTCGCACGTGATCAACGGCGTGGTCGCCGGGCTGGTCTCGATCACGGCCTCCTGCCATATCATGGAACCGGCTGCCGCCATGCTGATTGGAGCGATCGGCGGATGTGTCTGCTCCGGAGCGACCTGGCTGTTGCCGCGGCTGAAGATCGACGACGTCATCGGCGCCGTGCCGGCGCACGCGGTGGCTGGGGCCTGGGGGACGATCGCTGTCGCCCTGCTGGCCTCGCCCGAAGACTGGGGCACCGGCCTGAACCGCTGGGAACAACTGGCCATTCAAGCCCAGGGCGTCGGCGTCTGCTTTGCCTGGTCTTTCGGCGGCGGCTTCGCCGTGTTGTGGACGATCAATCGCTTTCTACCGCTGCGGGCCACCGAGGAACACGAACTGACTGGCCTCAACGTTTCCGAACATGGCGCCAGCACCGAGCTCATCGACCTGCTGGCCCAAATGACCGACCACCGCCACAAAGGCAATTTCCATCGCCCTGTCGAAGTCGAGCCGCATACCGAAGTCGGCCAGATTGCGACCGAATACAACCTGGTGCTGGAACGCGTCAATGCCGAGATGGCGTCCCGTGAAGCAGCCGAGATCAAGTTTCGCGGCATCTTTGAGAACGCCGTCGAAGGTATCTATCAAACCACGCCCGAAGGCCAGGTCATCAGCGCTAACCCGGCCCTGGTCCGGCTGTGCGGGTACGATTCGCTGGAGGCGTTATGCCAGGGAATCGCCGACACCAACCGGCAACTGTATGTGGACCCCGACCGTCGCCGCCAGTTCGTTGAACTGCTGGAACATAACGATGTCATGACGGGCTTTGAATCGCAGATCTACCTCGCGGATCGGTCCGTGATCTGGGTCTCGGAAAACGCCCGGGCCCACCGCAACGGGGCCGGCGAGCTGCTTTACTACGAAGGCACCGTCGAAGACATTTCCCAGCGAAAAGAGAACCAGCGGCTGAACGAAGAAAAGAAAACCGCCGAAGCCAAAAACGTCGCCAAAAGCCAGTTCCTGGCCAGCATGAGCCACGAGATCCGTACGCCCCTGAACGGCGTGATCGGCATGCTCGACCTGCTCAGCCGCACCCGGCTGGACAGCACGCAAAGGCGTTACGCCGATATTGCGGCCTCTTCGGCCGACTCGCTGCTGAGCCTGATCAATGACATTCTCGACTTCTCCAAGATCGAAGCGGGCAAGCTGGAGCTGGAATGCATTGACTTTAATCTGCATGAGCTGATCGAAGATCTGGGAGAAATGTTCGTGCACCGCGCAACGGAACGCGGCATTGAACTGACTTGCCATGTCATGCGGAACGTGCCGGTCTTTATCAAAGGGGACCCGGAGCGATTAAAACAGGTGCTGACCAACCTGCTGAGCAACGCCATCAAGTTTACCGACGAAGGCGAAGTGGCCCTGCAGGCTTCGGTGGAATCGCCGCCCAGCGGCGGCCGGCAGCGGATCCGATTCGCGGTTCGCGACTCGGGCATTGGCATTCCGGCTGATCGTGTGGGACAGCTGTTCCAGTCGTTCTCCCAGGTCGACACTTCGACCACACGTCGGTTCGGCGGAACCGGTCTGGGGCTGGCCATTTGCCGACAAATGATGCAACTGATGAACGGCGAGATCCATGTCGACAGCCAGCTCGGCTCGGGCTCGACCTTTACCTGCTCGGCGCCTTTCGAAGTCGTCATCGGTCGGTCCGAAAAAACCCCTGCCGTTCCGGAACGACTACAGTCGATGCGGGTGCTGGTGGTCGACGACAACCCGACGAACCTGGAAATCCTGCAGGACCAGCTGTCGCACTGGGGCGTGACCGTGACCACGGCACGGTCGCTCGCCTCGGGACGTGCCGCATTCCTGGAATCGCAGACCGGCAAGCCTTACGATATCGCCCTGCTGGATCGCGCAATTGGCGACGCCGACGGGTTTGATCTGGCGAGGGAAATCCGCGAAAGCAATCCCTCCACGGCGACGCGGGTCATCATGCTGAGCTCGTTTGACGACTCGCTGGGAGACGAAATCGCCCGGGAACTGGGGGTAGGCTATCTGCGGAAACCGGTGCGCCAGTCACGTCTGCTCGACGCGATGGCCGCCTCGATTGAGCCGACTTCTCCGTTCGGCGATGCGGCCGACGCCCTGTCGGAAGCAACCAGTCCGGCCGTCGCAGTCCTCACGCCCTTGCAGGAACCTGGCCCGGCGCCGGTGCATGGCAGAGTCCTCATCGTTGATGACAATGCGATCAATCAAATGGTGGCCGAAGAAATGGTCCAGACGCTGGGATATCAAACGGACATCGCCAGCAACGGCGGACAGGCGATCGAATTGGTGAAAAGGCGCCGCTACGACCTGGTGCTGATGGATTGCCAGATGCCGCTGATGGACGGCTTTGAAGCGACCCGCGAAATTCGCCAGTACGAATCGATCCATGGCGGACGGGGTCCCGACGCTGCCCCCCTGTCGATCATTGCTCTTACTGCGAACGCCGTACAGGGAGACCGCGAACGCTGCCTGACGGCCGGTATGAACGACTACTTGACCAAACCCCTCAATCGTCAGGCGTTGATTGCCGCGTTTGGACAACACCAGCTTGATCTTCCTGCGACACTCCAGATCGAACCTCCCGGGGAACCGGCTCCCTCGGAAGAGTCGACTACCATCCTCCCGACTGGGGAAACGATCCCATCGAGCACAAAGGCGCAAGGGGAAAACAGCAGCACCGGATCGTCGACCCAGGTCGCAACGTGCCTGCCGCCCATCGCCCTGGAGGAACTGCGGGAGCGGTGCGGACATGACCAGGAATTGATCCATCGAATTTTCTGCCGGTTCCGCGACCGTGCCCGACAGGACCTGGCGACGCTTTCGGAGGTCGCCCTGCAGGGAGACGCCGTCGCCGTAGAACGACAGTCCCACATGCTCAAAGGGGTCGCCGGAAATATCTCCGCTCCTGGCTTGCTGCAGTCGATCCGTCAGCTGGAAACGACCGCAGCCCAGATTTCCCCGGCCCAAACGCGAGACTGCCTTTCCCATATTGAACAACAACTGGATCGTGTGCTGGAACAGATCGACGCGGTTCTGGAAGACTTCCCTTCGGAAATCAGCGAGGCGACCGAGTGAAGATTCTACTGGTGGACGACGACGATATCGCCCTGGAAATCCTGGCTGGCGCGCTCAAGCGTTCCGGTTACGATGTCCATACGGCAAGCAACGGGCGTGAGGCCTTTGAGATCCTGAAAGAAGACAATACTCGACTGGTCATTTCGGACTGGCAGATGCCTGAAATGGACGGCATCGAACTGTGCCAGGCGGTCCGCCGCCAGGATCTAAGCCGGTATATCTACGTCATCCTGCTGACCAGTCACGACAGCCCCCAGCAAAAGGTCGAAGGGCTGTCCGCCGGCGCCGATGACTTTGTCACCAAGCCGTTTAACAACGCGGAGCTGATCGCTCGCGTACGCGCCGCCGAAAGGGTGCTCTCGCTGGAAACACGCGAGATGGTGATCTTCGCCCTGGCCAAGCTGGCCGAATCCCGCGACACCGATACCGGCAGCCACCTGGAACGGGTGCAACGCTACTCCCGCGTACTGGCCCAGAAGCTGGCGGAAGCCTCGTGCTATTCCCAGGTGATCGACGCCGAGTTTGTCCGCCTGGTTTATCAAACCAGCCCGCTCCATGACATTGGCAAAGTGGGGATTCCCGATTCCATCCTGCTCAAGCCGGGCCGCCTCACCGCGCAGGAATTCGAGGTCATGAAGACCCACACCACGATCGGCGCGGAAACGCTCGACGCAGCCCTGCAGCAGTACCCCAACACCCGGTTCCTGCAGATCGCCAGGGACATTGCCGCCTCGCACCATGAACGCTTCGACGGCGGCGGCTACCCCCGGGGCTTGCGCGGCGACGCCATCCCGCTGTGCGGCCGGATCGTGGCCGTGGCCGATGTTTACGACGCCCTGACTTCGCGCCGCGTTTATAAAGACGCCTTCTCGCACGAAAAAGCGCGAGACATTATCGTCGGCGATCGCGGATCGCACTTCGACCCGGCGATCGTAGACGCGTTCCTGCAGATCGAAGACGACTTCATCACCATTCGCGAACGCTTCAACCACTCCGAAGAAATCAACGTCCCTCTCATCGCCCTGTAGAGCCCAGGCAGCCCTGCCGCACGGGCATGGGGACCGATCTGTTTTCCGCGAGGATGCCTCAATCGTTGCCTCTTACTCGTCAACGAACACAGGGACGTATCGAATCACGCGCGGCAATTCGATATCGCCAATCGTGTTGCAATCGTCAGCCACCAAACCCACAATGCGGCGGCCGAAGCGCTCACGAAGCGGGGACCACACGCCCTGCCGGCGCTGCCCTCTCTGTTCCGCGCGCTGCACGACCCCGATGACGAGGTCTTTTTCCACGTCGCCCAGGCGGTGGGCAAGCAGGGAGCCGCCAGCGCCCCGGCGATCGATCTCCTGGTCGCCGCCCTTAGCGACAGCGGTCGAC is part of the Lignipirellula cremea genome and encodes:
- a CDS encoding DUF167 domain-containing protein, giving the protein MISIHLQPHAEGVLLPVKAAPGSRRNEIRGEQDGALKVAVTQIAEKGKANQALVQVLAKTLRLRKSQIELQSGMLNSHKQFLIREISLAQLQAKIDAACPG
- a CDS encoding sulfatase-like hydrolase/transferase; protein product: MPRFLACPSRRFCFTRHLFTRHLFTRHLFTWLLFAGLLASWSPLSANAAPGKDAERPPNILFILADDVGVDAIGCYGGSSYPTPRIDALAKQGLRYEHGFSMPSCHPTRITLLTGRYPFHLGHPKWGTFPKADEQKTVAHLLKKAGYATAIAGKWQLVLMKDEPDHIAKLGFDESCVFGWHEGPRYYEPMIYQNGKVRDDVKDRFGPDVYVEFLVDFMKRNRERPFFAYYSMALCHDVTDDLEAPVPFGPQGHYDTFVEMMQKMDERVGRIVDSVKELGLADNTVIVFTGDNGTAFSYLHTAENGKYIRVPVFSMYHGELIQGGKTKLTNGGTHVPLIVVGPHVQGGVTSDLVDFSDMLPTFAQLAGVPVPADWKVDGQSCARLWGDYEAKPRTWAFAEGSRGRAWVRTQRYKLYTTGEFYDLVEDPKEQTSLTQPSADAAAVQKELQATLDTLGV
- a CDS encoding IS4 family transposase, which translates into the protein MAAKQKRKQKAQKSEQARAAEFDAVFAQLEEIVDLRQADELQPSHAQTIYTSGVVLWLLVLQRLRGGCSMAEAVKALIEQCPDIVPDNKRIEEATLSSSTAAYSRGRSRLSLETVMWLCNAVWRSLVDNAPPTFGGRRVFALDGTTISLGPEWELYDVFPPASNQYGESAWPMAYLVVAHEVESGAALPPEIGAMYGDQAVSETSLIHDHLQRIPADSVILVDTAYGITRVAYEFHTANQRFVVRMKKDRFRRLQKDAELIEQGEDWKTYRGQWTPSRRELRDNPQLPEDFSLPIRLHVFESVHGETIYLATDLTDELDVIADLYSQRWRVETDLSQIKVTLDIENILAKSPEMFRKELMASIVAYNLTIQFRKQAAEQANVPPRRLSFTGVWDVFRIFLLQKTFPDAGAWRTAYARALKYAAREKLPNRPGRSYSRESYKRRSKSSHFKKRSPPWNQPENEPK
- a CDS encoding IS4 family transposase — its product is MAAKQKRKQKAQKSEQARAAEFDAVFAQLEEIVDLRQADELQPSHAQTIYTSGVVLWLLVLQRLRGGCSMAEAVKALIEQCPDIVPDNKRIEEATLSSSTAAYSRGRSRLSLETVMWLCNAVWRSLVDNAPPTFGGRRVFALDGTTISLGPEWELYDVFPPASNQYGESAWPMAYLVVAHEVESGAALPPEIGAMYGDQAVSETSLIHDHLQRIPADSVILVDTAYGITRVAYEFHTANQRFVVRMKKDRFRRLQKDAELIEQGEDWKTYRGQWTPSRRELRDNPQLPEDFSLPIRLHVFESVHGETIYLATDLTDELDVIADLYSQRWRVETDLSQIKVTLDIENILAKSPEMFRKELMASIVAYNLTIQFRKQAAEQANVPPQRLSFTGVWDVFRIFLLQKTFPDAGAWRTAYARALKYAAREKLPNRPGRSYSRESYKRRSKSSHFKKRSPPWNQPENEPK
- the amt gene encoding ammonium transporter, whose product is MSSEKELADILWMLLAAAMVMLMQGGFCFLECGVARAKNSINVAIKNLVDFCLAAAVFWLFGFALMFGESYHGFWGLSHMVLDKSTAPWLLAFFLFQLVFCGTATTIISGAVAERIRFRGYLIVSLLVSGIVYPVFGHWAWNGAMTQTAEGWLNKQGFIDFAGSTVVHSVGGWVALAAVLIIGPRIGRFGAKGKEIPGHNLPMATFGVLILWFGWFGFNGGSTLALNENIPLILVNTNLAAACGGLASLLCAVVVERRPVVSHVINGVVAGLVSITASCHIMEPAAAMLIGAIGGCVCSGATWLLPRLKIDDVIGAVPAHAVAGAWGTIAVALLASPEDWGTGLNRWEQLAIQAQGVGVCFAWSFGGGFAVLWTINRFLPLRATEEHELTGLNVSEHGASTELIDLLAQMTDHRHKGNFHRPVEVEPHTEVGQIATEYNLVLERVNAEMASREAAEIKFRGIFENAVEGIYQTTPEGQVISANPALVRLCGYDSLEALCQGIADTNRQLYVDPDRRRQFVELLEHNDVMTGFESQIYLADRSVIWVSENARAHRNGAGELLYYEGTVEDISQRKENQRLNEEKKTAEAKNVAKSQFLASMSHEIRTPLNGVIGMLDLLSRTRLDSTQRRYADIAASSADSLLSLINDILDFSKIEAGKLELECIDFNLHELIEDLGEMFVHRATERGIELTCHVMRNVPVFIKGDPERLKQVLTNLLSNAIKFTDEGEVALQASVESPPSGGRQRIRFAVRDSGIGIPADRVGQLFQSFSQVDTSTTRRFGGTGLGLAICRQMMQLMNGEIHVDSQLGSGSTFTCSAPFEVVIGRSEKTPAVPERLQSMRVLVVDDNPTNLEILQDQLSHWGVTVTTARSLASGRAAFLESQTGKPYDIALLDRAIGDADGFDLAREIRESNPSTATRVIMLSSFDDSLGDEIARELGVGYLRKPVRQSRLLDAMAASIEPTSPFGDAADALSEATSPAVAVLTPLQEPGPAPVHGRVLIVDDNAINQMVAEEMVQTLGYQTDIASNGGQAIELVKRRRYDLVLMDCQMPLMDGFEATREIRQYESIHGGRGPDAAPLSIIALTANAVQGDRERCLTAGMNDYLTKPLNRQALIAAFGQHQLDLPATLQIEPPGEPAPSEESTTILPTGETIPSSTKAQGENSSTGSSTQVATCLPPIALEELRERCGHDQELIHRIFCRFRDRARQDLATLSEVALQGDAVAVERQSHMLKGVAGNISAPGLLQSIRQLETTAAQISPAQTRDCLSHIEQQLDRVLEQIDAVLEDFPSEISEATE
- a CDS encoding HD-GYP domain-containing protein, translated to MKILLVDDDDIALEILAGALKRSGYDVHTASNGREAFEILKEDNTRLVISDWQMPEMDGIELCQAVRRQDLSRYIYVILLTSHDSPQQKVEGLSAGADDFVTKPFNNAELIARVRAAERVLSLETREMVIFALAKLAESRDTDTGSHLERVQRYSRVLAQKLAEASCYSQVIDAEFVRLVYQTSPLHDIGKVGIPDSILLKPGRLTAQEFEVMKTHTTIGAETLDAALQQYPNTRFLQIARDIAASHHERFDGGGYPRGLRGDAIPLCGRIVAVADVYDALTSRRVYKDAFSHEKARDIIVGDRGSHFDPAIVDAFLQIEDDFITIRERFNHSEEINVPLIAL